The Hymenobacter sp. DG01 sequence GAGCAGCTTTGCTGCCGTAGCTCAGAACATCAGCGTCACGGGGCGCGTCACGAATGCGGCCGGGCAGGGCCAGCCGGGCGTAACGGTGCTGGAGCGCGGCACCACCAACGGCACCAGCACCGACGCTGACGGCCGCTACCGCCTGGACGTTGCGCCGACGGCTACCCTCGTTTTCTCAGCCATTGGCTCTACTACCCAGCAAATTCCGCTCAACGGCCGCACCACCCTCGATGCCCGCCTCCAGGACAACGAAACAGCCCTGAATGAGGTGGTGGTAACGGGCTCCCGGGCCACCGAAGGTCGCTCCAACATCCTGACCACCTCGCCCGTCGATGTTATTTCGGCCCGCGAAATCAAGGCTTACGCCCAGACGGACGTCACCCAGATTCTGACCTACATTGCTCCGTCTTTCCAGAGCAGCCGCCAGACCGTAACCGACGGCACCGACTTTGTGGACCCCGCAACCCTGCGCGGCCTGGGCCCCGACCAGGTGCTGGTGCTCGTGAATGGCAAACGCCGCCACACCTCGGCCCTGGTCAACATCAACGGCACGCCCGGTCGTGGCTCGGTGGGTACCGACATGAACGTAATTCCGCCGGCGGCTATCAAACGCATTGAGGTGCTGCGCGAGGGCGCGGCGGCTCAGTACGGCTCCGATGCCATTGCCGGTGTTATCAATATTCAACTCAAGGACGACACGACCGGCGTATTTGCCAGCAGCACCGTGGGCCAGACCGTGGAAGGCGACGGGGAACTGGTGCAGGCCGATGCCAACGCCGGCTTTGGGCTCGGGCGTCGGGGCTTTCTGAACGTGAGCGGGCAGTTCAGCAACCGCTCCTTCGTGGACCGCAGCCGCCCCGATACGGCCCCCCTGATTTACCTGGGTAGTGGGGGCAACTACCCCAGCGGCCTCTCCGACCAGCAGAAGCGTGAGCTGAAAGCCCAGGATGATGCGCTGGTGGCTGAGCGTGGCTTTAACCGCCGCAATATTCGGGTAGGCAGCTCCGACGTGCGCACCTACGGCGGCTTTCTGAACGGAGCTTACACGGTAGCGCCGGCCCTGGATATGGAGGTGTACGTGGCCGGTGGCCTCACGCGCCGCACCGGTCGGGCGGGGGCCCTGTACCGCCTACCCAACCAGGCCACCCAAAGCGACCTGACCATCTATCCGAACGGCTACCTGCCCTTTATCAACAGCACCGTGGACGATGCCTCGCTGATTACTGGTATCCGGGGCAATGTGCTGGGCTTCGCGGCTGATCTGAGCAACACCTATGGCCGCAACAGCCTGCGCTACGACATCACGAACACGCTGAACGCCTCCCTGCCCCAGGGCACCAGCCCAACCGAGTTTTACGCCGGTACGCTCACGTTTCAGCAGAACACCGTGAACCTGGGCTTCTCGCGCAAGTTCACCAGCGTGCCCGCCCTGAGCACCCTGAACGTGGCCTTCGGCGGCGAATTCCGGACGGATATGTTTGAGATTGAGGCTGGCGAAGAAGGCTCCTACCTGGCTGGTACCCGTACCGTGAATGGGGCTCGCGCCGCCTTCGGCTCCCAGGGCTTCCCGGGCTACACCCCGCGCGACGCTACCAGCCGCACCCGCACCAACGTGGCCGGTTACCTCGATCTGGAAAGCGACATCACCGAAAAGCTGCTGGTAAGCGTGGCCGGCCGCGCCGAGCGGTATTCCGATTTCGGCTCCAACTTCAGCGGTAAGCTGGCCGCCCGCTACAGCATTCTGCCCGACCTAGCGGTGCGTGGCAACCTGGGCAACGGCTTCCGGGCGCCTTCCTTGCAGCAGCGCTACTTCACCAACTCCAGCACCCAGTTCACCAGCGGCGAGCTGCGCGAAGTGCTGACCACCAACAACGATGACCCCCTGACCCGGGCCTTCGGCATTGGCCCCCTGAAACAGGAAAAATCGAAGAACTACAGCCTGGGCCTTACGGCGCGGGTGCTCCGGACCATTACCCTGACGGTGGACGCCTACCAGATTGACATCAAGGACCGGATTGTGCTCAGCAGCCAGTTCAACCGCGGCAACGCGGCCGTAAACCAAATTCTGGGCACGCTGCCGGTGCAGGGCATCCAGTTTTTCGCCAACGCCGTGGATACCCGCACCCGCGGTATTGATATTGTGGCCAACGAGCGGCTGCAGCTAGGCGCTGATAGCCGCCTGACTCTGACGGCGGCGGCCAACTTCAACGAAACTACCGTGCGCGGCTTCAACAGCTCGGCCTTCATTGATGCCAACCCCAGCCTGCAGAACACCCTCTTCGACCGGGCCCAGCGCGCCCGCCTCGAAAACGGCCAGCCCCGCAGCAAAATCAACCTGAGCGCCGACTATGGCTACAAGATTTTCAGCGTGAACCTGCGCACGGTGCGCTTCGGGGAAATCCAGACCAAGGATGCCAACCCCGACCGTTCCTTTATCGACCAGACCTTCGCGGCCAAGTGGGTCACGGACCTGGTACTCAGCGCCCAGGTTATCAAGAACGTGGGCCTGAGCATTGGAGCCAACAACCTGTTCAACGTCTATCCTGACCGCCTGTACCAGGACCCCAACAACAACGAGCAAAGCCTGACCTACTCCACCCTGGATGCCACCAACCGGGGCCGCTTCCCCTACAGCTCCAACCAGTTTGGCTACAGCGGCGCCTTCTACTTCGGCCGCGTGAACCTGTCGTTCTAACCGCAGAACAGCCACTGCATCCAGTGCAAAACAGCAACGGCCGGCTCCCTGCATGGGGGCCGGCCGTTGCTGTTTTTGGATACCGCCAAGCTACTCGCGCAGCAGCCGGACCTGCTGCTGTCCATCGGCCGTGCGGGCCAGGTACAGGCCAGGTGCCAGGGTAGGGCCGGGCTGCCACAGCACGCTGCCATCGGGGCGGCTGGTGAGCTGGGCCACCGCGCGGCCCAGGCCATCAACTACCTGAACGATTTGGCTACCCGGCTGGCTAAGCTGAAAGCGCACCTGCTCCCGGAAGGGCATAGGGTAGGCAGCCACCTGCATGGGTAGCCGCGAAGGGGTTGCGGCCAGGATTTGGCTGGTAACGAAAACGGTAATTGTCCGGACTTCGGTGCCGTTGAGGGGGTAGCCATTGTCGGTAACAGCAACCGGAATTCGGTAGCGGCCCAGTGGCAACGTCGCGGGTACTTCCCAGGTCAGGCGAGCTTGGTTGTCGGGTAATGTTTGGAGGGAGACACCGGGTAGGGAAGTAGTCGCCTCGCTACTGAAGCGTAGCACGGAACCGGCATCCTGATCCACGGCTTCGAGTTTAAGCTCGAGCTTCTGCCCAGGATTAACCCGGATGGTCTGGTCCAGGGAGTGTGAGGTGCTACCCACAGTAAGGGTAGTAAATACCGGATTTCGGTTTGAGCTAGCCAAAACGCGGTACATCATATCCCGCATAACACTTCCTACTTTAATCCATTGCCCGCTTACGCGGCGGTATTCTTCTACCCGGGCAGCCATAATGTAATAGCCCTGTATTAGGGTAAAAGGCTGAGTGGCTAGCTCTCCGGTAGCCGGATGGATAATGAAATGGGGGCTGGGCGTAACCGGAATAGCTTGCGGGCAGGGAGCCATAGAGGTGGCTCCCTGCGGATTAATCATTCGGTACACCAAGGAGTCACCGTCCGCATCGAACGTGGAGAAGCTAAAGCGGTGGAACTGGTTGCCACTGATGTAAGGCAATACCTCGGACGTAAAAACGGGGGAGGTATTAGCTCTACCAATAGCGGGATCAAGCAGTAATTCGGCTTCTAGGTACATTCCGTAGTTGACCGAATTGGACAGGTTGAGAATGCCATTAGACCGGTTCTCCCCCGATAAGCTGAGGGTCCAGTTATCCAGTGTAGGTAGCCAGATTTCGCCAGTAAATACCTGAATTTCAGTAGAAGCACCTATTGCGGTACGGCTGATCCGGCGGAGCTTTGTTGTGAAATTAGCTGCATCGGAAGTGGTACAGGCGCTTTTGCGGCAAAAAAGCTCAACTTCATCACCGAAGTCGGCGGTAGAGTAACCTTTGTCTCGGTACAGCTTCGCCGTGACATAGTAGTGCCTCGGGTTATCAGGCGAGGGCTTATAGCTTATCTCCCCACCTACAATATGCGTAGCGCTGGCCTGTAGTGTGATAAGTAAGCAGGCAGCAAAAAGCAGTAACTGACTTAATAGACGTCTATTCATGTAAGGAAAATAAGCAGTTAGAGAGTGGTGTAAATAGCCCGTCTATTTCGCGCTGGAAGCCGAAGAATTGGAATCCAGAATCTTGAGCAGCTCGTTGAGCTTGGGCGTCAGGATAATTTCGGTGCGGCGGTTTAGGGCCTTGTTCTGGGGCGAGTCGTTCTGGGCCACGGGCACGTACTGGGAGCGGCCCGAGGCGGTGATGCGGGCCGGGGCTACCCCACCCACCGTCAGCAAGCGGGCAATTTCGGTGGCGCGCAGCACACTCAGGTCCCAGTTATCCTGCATGGCGCCGGCGGGCCGGCTGAATGGTACGTTATCGGTGTGGCCTTCCACCACCACGTTCACGTCGGGTTGCTGCTGAAGCACGGCGGCTAACTGCTTCAGAGCTTCCTGGCCCTTGGGGTCAACCTTCGTTGAGCCCGATTTGAACAGGAGCTGCTCGGAGAGGGACACGTACACCTTGCCATCCTTCATCTGTACCTGCAGATCAGTGCCCTGGAAACCACGCAGGGCGTTGCTCACGCTGGCTTTCAGGTCGTCCACGGCTTTGTCTTTCTCGGCCAGGGCCTTCTGCAGCTCTGCCAGCCGCGCCTCCCGCACTTTCAGGTCGGCGTTCAGCTTGTCAATATCGGTGCGGCTTTTCCGGAGGCTGGTTTCCAGCTCACCCAGCTCGGCTTCGCGGCGGGCCAGGTCCTTAGCTACCTTGTTATAGTCGGCCGACTTATCGGCCATGGCGCGGTCGGAGTTCTTGAGCAGCTTGTCGTACGAGTCCGTGAGCTGGGCGTTAAGCTGCTGCATGCGGCGCAGGTTGCGGCCGGTTTCGGTGGAGTCGTCCACGAGGCGGCGGGTATCCAGGCGCAGCTGGGCCAGCTCATCCGAAGCCTTTTTTAGCTCCGTTACGGCCTGGCGCTGCTGGCGCTCCAGGTCGGTCTTGGCCTGTTCGGCGGCCGCCTGGCGGGCCTTTAGGTCGTCGTATTTTTTGGAGGCCACGCAGCCGGGCAGAGTGGAGGCGGCCAGCAGGGTAGCCGCCGCGAGAAGAGAAATGTTTTTCACGAAAAAGCCTGTTTAGTGCAAGTGCAGGGCGGGAAGCCGCACGGTCGGGCTTCCCGCGGCAAGGTAAGACGCCCGGCCCGGAAGTGCTACCCCACCTCGCGGCAGAAAGCCTGTGAGGACAGGCTTGGGCCCAGCGTACCGGGCTGGGACCGTAGCTATGGCTTCGGGGCAGTAGCGGGGGTAGGAAGCCAACCGGCGAAGCTGATCAGGAAAAGCAAGGTCGCCGGCGGGACTAGGGCAGGGTAGGGCTGCGGCCAAAATCAGGAGCTTTCCGGCGTGCGTACCGGCCGGAGTGTAAACTCGTTTGCCTGGCGTCTCACTATTTCCGCATCTGGCTTAACTTGCACCGTGGAAGCCGCTGCCGCTCACCGGTAGCGCCTTTACCTGCCTTCCCCTCTCACTGATTCAAGCATCTCCCCACCTATGTCTTCCTGGTTTAAGCGTAAAGAAAAAGGCATCGTCACGCCCACGGAACAGAAGAAGGAAACGCCCGACGGCCTCTGGTACAAGTGCCCCGAGTGCAAAACCGTGGCTACCATGGCCGAGCACAAGCGCCTGCTCTCCACCTGCGGCAACTGTGGCTACCACGACCGGATTGACGCCGTTGATTACTTTGATTTCCTGTTCGATAACCACGCGTACCAGGAGCTGGATGCCGATATGCGCTCCGCCGACCCGCTGAACTTCGTGGACACCAAAGCCTACCCCCAGCGTGTGGCCGCCACCGAGAAGAACACCGGCCTGAAAGACGCCGTGCGTGCGGCCCACGGCCAGATGAACGGCCTGGGGCTGGTGGTAGCAGCCATGGACTTCAAATTCATTGGGGGCTCGATGGGCTCGGTGGTAGGCGAGAAGATTGCCCGCGCCATTGACTATGCCCGCCAGAACCGTCTGCCCTTCCTCATGATTTCGCGCTCCGGTGGGGCCCGCATGATGGAAGCCGGCTACTCCCTGATGCAGATGGCCAAAACCTCGGCCAAACTGGCCCTGCTCTCCGAAGCCGGCCTGCCCTACATTTCCCTGCTCACCGACCCCACCACGGGCGGCGTTACGGCCTCGTTTGCCATGCTCGGCGACTTCAATATTGCTGAGCCGGGCGCCCTGATTGGCTTTGCCGGCCCGCGCGTTATCCGTGAAACCATTGGCAAAGACCTGCCCAAAGGCTTCCAGAGCGCCGAGTTTGTGCTGGAGCACGGTTTCCTTGATTTTATTGTGGACCGCAAGGAGCTCAAGCACAAGCTTACGGATTTGCTGACCATGCTGAAACCAGCCGAAGTGCCTGCTACAGAGCCGGCTGTGCTGGTACGGTAAGCTCACGGGCAAGCCGACCCTGATTTTTCGGCAAGCTTTTTGGAAAATGCCCGTTGTGCGCACGAATGGTGCCTGCAGCGGGCATTTTTTATTGGCAAGCGCCTCTGCCCGGAACCTGGTACAAAGCCAATCAGGTGGCGCCACGTTTGCCGAACATTTTTTGTCCAACCCAAGTAAGTACCCCCAACAGCTCATCAAGCTCTTTCCCTTCACCCTATTTCCAAGCACATGACTTCTCGCAATTCCCTTCTTACGCTACTGATGGCCCTGGTGCTGTTCGTTAGCTCTTGCGCCAGCACCAATACCCGCAACCCCAACATCCCGGAAGCTGATACCAACGGAACGGGTCCGCGCAAAACCGGCACTAGCCGCACCGTGAAAGGCGGCGCCATTGGCGCCGGTGCCGGTGCCGTAGCTGGTGCCGTGCTGGGCCGCGTTATCGGTGGCAAATCGGGTACCGCTGCTGGTGCCATCATTGGGGCCGCTGTAGGTGGTACGGGTGGTGCACTTATCGGCCGCAAAATGGATAAGCAGGCCGAAGAACTGCAGCGCGACATGCAGAACGCCCGGGTAGAGCGCGTAGGCGAAGGCATCAAGATTACCTTCGACGCGGGCATCCTCTTCGATACCAACAAGAGCGACCTGCGCCCGGCTTCTATGACGGAAATCCAGAAGATGGCCGAGGTGCTGAAAAAGTACCCCGACACCAACGTGCTGGTAGAAGGCCACACCGATAACACCGGTTCCGATGCCATCAACCAGCCCCTCTCCGAGCGCAGGGCCCAGGCCGTGGCCAACTACACCACCTCGCAGGGGGTAGATGCCGGCCGCATCACGACCAGAGGCTACGGCTCGTCGCAGCCCCTTGCTGATAACACTACCGCCGAAGGCCGCCAGGCCAACCGCCGCGTGGAAATTGCCATTTTCGCCAATGAGAAAATGAAGAAAGCAGCCGAGAACGGTACGCTCTAAGCTCTTGCTCTTAGCATATAAAAAAGCCGCTTCCTTCGGGAGCGGCTTTTTTGTGGCCTTGCCGCACCGATCCGGGCACATAGCCAAAAAAGGATTATTACAGGTTATGACCAGGAGAGGGGGGTAGGGAAATAACTTGGTACAGAGGATTTTCAGACTTAGTTGAAAGGCCAAGAAAGCAGCCTGTCGAGCAAATAGAGTACGGTTTCCAGATAATTTTCCGGAGGCTTGTGCGTTTTTGGCAAGGTGGTTGCAATTCGGGTATTTACGGAGGAGGTATCCGAATGAAAGTTGTACCGAATACCTTTGCCGGCACTTTTACCGCACACTCAAAACCAATACACTTTAACTCCCCACGTCATGAAAAATCTTCGTTCTCTGTTTGCCCTGCTGCTGGCCGTGCTGCTGCTGGGCACCAGCGCCGCCGAGGCGCAAACCACTACTACCAAAAAGCCCTGGAGCAAAACCGCTAAAGGCGGCGTTATTGGGGGCCTGGGTGGGGCTGCGGGTGGTGCCGTGCTGGGCCGCATCATTGGCGGTAAGTCGGGTACTGCCAAAGGTGCCATCATTGGGGCTGCCGTGGGTGGTGCCGGTGGAGCCCTGATTGGCCGCCGCATGGACAAGCAGGCCGCTGAGCTGCAGAAAGAGATGGCCGGCGCCAAAGTAGAGCGCGTAGGTGAAGGCATCAAAATCACCTTCGACTCGGGCCTGCTGTTCGCCAAGAACTCGTCGTCCCTGACTTCGTCGGCTCAGGAAAACATTAAAGAGCTGGCTAAAACCCTCATTAAGTACGGCGACACCAACGTTATTGTGGAAGGCCACACCGACAACACCGGCTCCGATGCCATCAATGACCCCCTTTCGCAGCGTCGCGCCCAGGCTGTGGCTAACTACACGCAGCAGCAAGGCGTAGATGCTTCGCGCTTCACGGTGTCGGGCTACGGCTCCAAGCAGCCCATTGCCGACAACACGACGGAGGCTGGCCGCCAGGCCAACCGCCGCGTAGAAGTGGCCATCTTTGCTAACGAAAAGCTGAAGAAGGCTGCCGAGAAAGGCACCATCTAAGCCTTTCATCAGCGACGAAAAGCACCAGACCGGTGGCTCCCAGGCGGGGCCACCGGTTTTTTTGTGCCCTGTTTGCTGATGTGGGTTGAATAGGTTTGGGGCCAGCGGTGGGGGTAGGGTCGCAACCCGCCGCCCGGCTCGGCGGTACAACAAGCTATGCCTACCTCCTACACTGCCCCCGCCGCTGAGAAGGCCATGGAAAACCAGCGGGTTCTGCAGGCCTTCTACCCCCCGCTCAGTCAGGACACCACCCGCCGCTCGCCTATGCGGGAGCTGATTTCCACGGTTCTCTCGCATCGCACCACCCACGCCGACGAGGAACTAGCCTACGACCGGATGCTGGAAGCCTTTGGCGACTGGGAGGGGGTAGTAAACGCGCCTACTCAGGAGTTGGCTCACGCCATCCGGACCACCCGCTGGCCCGATACCCAGGCCCCCCGGATTCAGGAAATCCTGCGCCGCATCAAGGCCGAGCGCGGCGAGTATAACCTGGATTTTCTGGCGGAATGGCCCACGGAAAAAGGCATGCAGTGGCTGAACGATATGCCTGGCATCGGCCTGAAAACGGCTTCTCTGGTGCTGCTGTTCAACTTCCGCAAGCCCGTGCTGCCCGTAGATACGCATGTGCACCGCGTGGCCCAGCGCGTGGGCATGATCGGGCCGAAAGCCTCCGTGGAAAAAGCCCACCAGGTGTTGCTGGATCAGCTGCCTAAGGATTCGCTCCTGCTGCTCAACTTTCATAAGCACAACTACTGGCACGGCCAGAAAATTTGCTTTTTCACCAAGCCTGATTGCCCGCGCTGCCCCCTGAAGGGCTTCTGCAATTACTATCTGGAGCACTACGGCCCCGCTACACCCGAGGCCCTGGCCGCTACCCCCGCCCACTGGGATACGGCCTGGGGGGCCTTGCCGCATTAGCCAGAGATAGTAGCGCGGAAGTCTGCTCCTCATTACTAGCCCCGGGGTTCTTTTCACTGTATCCTTTCCATAGGTCGGCGGCTTGCGTTTCCGTGCTGTACCTTTACCCGCCTATGCGCCTTGTTCGTCATCCGGTTCTGTGCAACTACTACGTCACCTACCGGTGCAATGCGCGGTGTTCCTTCTGCGACATCTGGGAGAAACCCTCGCCCTATATTCAGCTGGAAGATGTGGAGCGCAACCTGCGGGACCTGAAGCGGCTGGGCGTATCGGTGGTGGATTTTACGGGCGGCGAGCCCCTGCTGCACCGCCAGATTCATGAGTTTGTGGGGCTGGCCCACGATATGGGCTTCATCACCACGCTCACCACTAACTGCCTGCTTTACCCCAAATACGCTGAGAAGCTGCGCGGCAAGGTGGACATGCTGCACTTTTCCCTCGACGCCTCCGAGAAGGAAGTGCACGACAAGGGCCGGGGGGTAGCCTGCTTTGATTTTGTGCTGGAAAGCATTCGGGTGGCCCGGGAGCTGGGCGAGCGGCCCGACGTGCTGTTCACCGTATTCCGCGAAAACCTGGCCGACCTGGAAAAGGTGTATCAGGAGATAACCCGGCCCAACAAGCTGGTACTTATCCTGAACCCTGCCTTTGAGTACAACGCCGTGAATACCGGCGAGCAGCTGACGCCCCAGGAGCTGGACTACCTCTCGGCGTTTGGCAAGCGGCCCGGCGTGTACCTCAATGAGGCCTTCATTCAGCTCCGGCGCGATGGGGGTAACCACGTAGCTGCCCCCGTGTGCCGGGCGGCCAGCACTACCCTGGTTATTTCGCCCAGCAACGAGCTGGTGCTGCCCTGCTACCACCTAGGCGAGCAGAAATTCCCGATTGACGGCCAACTCTACGAACTTTATAATTCCGGGCCGGTGCAGCAGCTGGCCGCCCTGGAAGGACGCCTACCCCAATGTGAAGGCTGTACCATCAACTGCTACATGCAGCCCAGCTTCGCGGTAGAAACCAGCAAATACTTCTGGCAGGCTCTACCCAGCACCCTCAAATACAACTGGGAGAAAGGCACCTGGAAGCGGATGCTGGCGCGCTAAATTGCTTCGGGCAAATGACCCAGGTCGGCCAGCACTTGCCGCAGGGCTTCAGGCTGCTGGGTGCCCAACAGCAACCGGCTTCCGTCAGTTAGCTCGAGTTGTAGTCCGGCGCTGCCTGCCACGTTGTAAGCCCGGTTGCGGGCAGTGCCTTTGAAGCCCCAGCCGCCATACTCCCCAATGGGGCTATATGTGCGAACCTGAGCGGTGCGTATGGCTGCCCAGGGCAGGTGGCGCCAACTACCCTGGAAGGGGCGCATCCGGTAGTTTATACCAGTGGCATCTACCTGGGTTTCGAGCCGTAGGGTAAGCAGCAGAAAAGCTATGAGGAGCGCCGTTATAGCGCCGGTCGTCGTGACCAGTCCAGTCGCCGACCCTCTGCCGGGGCCATGCACTGTCCCTAACACCGGCAGAAAAACCACCAGCAGCACGGGCAACAGTAGCAGCGGCCACCACGAGCGCAAAAAGGATTGAGTTTCGGTAAACCGCAGGGGTAGGGCAGGAGTAGGAGGCATACGCGGAAAATGAGCGGGTACCCGTTACCTTCGGGCGCCGCCTAGCTAAACTACACAGTTCTTTCAACCCAGCTTTCTATGACCGCCCTTATTCTACCTGTGCAGGATAAATACCCCCAACTTGGTGCCGACTGCTTTGTGGCTGACAACGCTACCATCGTCGGCGACGTGATGCTGGGGGCCAACTGCACCGTGTGGTTCAATGCCGTAGTGCGCGGCGACGTGAACAGCATCCGCATTGGCGACAAAACCAATATCCAGGATGGGGTAGTGATTCACTGCACCTACCATAAGGCCGCCACTACCATCGGCTCCCGCGTCAGCATTGGGCACAAGGCCATTGTGCACGGCTGCACCGTAGAGGACGATGTGCTGATTGGCATGGGCGCCATCGTAATGGACCAGGCCGTGGTGGGAGCAGGCTGCATTATTGCCGCCGGCGCCGTAGTGCTGGAAAATACCCACTGCGAGCCGGGCTACCTCTACGCCGGCATTCCGGCCCGCCGCATCAAGCCAGTAACCGAAGAGCAGCGCGCCAACATGCTGCGCACCGCCGATAATTATGTGCTGTACGCCAGCTGGTTTAAGCCCGAGTAAGGGTGTTGCCGCTGGAAAGCCGGAGCTTTTGTTTTATCATTGATCCAAACTGTCCAGGTGAAGAATTGGGCGGATCTTACCTTATTTCTTTTATGAAAAACTATTACTCTTTTGATTTAGCACCATGCTCAGCCTGACCTCTCTGTCCGGCGCCCAGGCCCAAACAATTACTCCGGTTTCGGCCGCTCCGGCCGCTACTCCGGCCCCAGTGGTGGCCCTGGCTACCGTGCCGGCTGAAGCGCCGACCATGGTATCGGCGCGGGCAGTGGCGCCCACGGCGTATTCGCAGTCTTCCTCGCCGAAAAAGGAGGTAGCAAAAAAGAAATCAAGCAAAACAGTCTGGATTCTGATTGGGGTAGGAGCTGCCCTTACCATTCTGCGCATTCTGACGGCTTCATAGCCTGGCCATTCAGAAGCACCAGATATGAGCAACAAAAAACGCCCGTAACCTTCGTTGCGGGCGTTTTTTTGCGCTCTGAAAGCCGTATTGGCTTACAGATTCAAAGCCTCCTCGGGGTCTTCCGTTTCTTCCTGGGTGGTTACGCGGAGCTGCACCAGCTCCACGGAGCGGCGCGAGCGTTGCAGCACCCGGAACTCGTAGTTATCGAGCACGGCCACGTCGCC is a genomic window containing:
- a CDS encoding OmpA family protein, with translation MKNISLLAAATLLAASTLPGCVASKKYDDLKARQAAAEQAKTDLERQQRQAVTELKKASDELAQLRLDTRRLVDDSTETGRNLRRMQQLNAQLTDSYDKLLKNSDRAMADKSADYNKVAKDLARREAELGELETSLRKSRTDIDKLNADLKVREARLAELQKALAEKDKAVDDLKASVSNALRGFQGTDLQVQMKDGKVYVSLSEQLLFKSGSTKVDPKGQEALKQLAAVLQQQPDVNVVVEGHTDNVPFSRPAGAMQDNWDLSVLRATEIARLLTVGGVAPARITASGRSQYVPVAQNDSPQNKALNRRTEIILTPKLNELLKILDSNSSASSAK
- a CDS encoding gamma carbonic anhydrase family protein, which produces MTALILPVQDKYPQLGADCFVADNATIVGDVMLGANCTVWFNAVVRGDVNSIRIGDKTNIQDGVVIHCTYHKAATTIGSRVSIGHKAIVHGCTVEDDVLIGMGAIVMDQAVVGAGCIIAAGAVVLENTHCEPGYLYAGIPARRIKPVTEEQRANMLRTADNYVLYASWFKPE
- the nth gene encoding endonuclease III, with product MPTSYTAPAAEKAMENQRVLQAFYPPLSQDTTRRSPMRELISTVLSHRTTHADEELAYDRMLEAFGDWEGVVNAPTQELAHAIRTTRWPDTQAPRIQEILRRIKAERGEYNLDFLAEWPTEKGMQWLNDMPGIGLKTASLVLLFNFRKPVLPVDTHVHRVAQRVGMIGPKASVEKAHQVLLDQLPKDSLLLLNFHKHNYWHGQKICFFTKPDCPRCPLKGFCNYYLEHYGPATPEALAATPAHWDTAWGALPH
- a CDS encoding TonB-dependent receptor, encoding MNHLSASRIGLVTALSLSSFAAVAQNISVTGRVTNAAGQGQPGVTVLERGTTNGTSTDADGRYRLDVAPTATLVFSAIGSTTQQIPLNGRTTLDARLQDNETALNEVVVTGSRATEGRSNILTTSPVDVISAREIKAYAQTDVTQILTYIAPSFQSSRQTVTDGTDFVDPATLRGLGPDQVLVLVNGKRRHTSALVNINGTPGRGSVGTDMNVIPPAAIKRIEVLREGAAAQYGSDAIAGVINIQLKDDTTGVFASSTVGQTVEGDGELVQADANAGFGLGRRGFLNVSGQFSNRSFVDRSRPDTAPLIYLGSGGNYPSGLSDQQKRELKAQDDALVAERGFNRRNIRVGSSDVRTYGGFLNGAYTVAPALDMEVYVAGGLTRRTGRAGALYRLPNQATQSDLTIYPNGYLPFINSTVDDASLITGIRGNVLGFAADLSNTYGRNSLRYDITNTLNASLPQGTSPTEFYAGTLTFQQNTVNLGFSRKFTSVPALSTLNVAFGGEFRTDMFEIEAGEEGSYLAGTRTVNGARAAFGSQGFPGYTPRDATSRTRTNVAGYLDLESDITEKLLVSVAGRAERYSDFGSNFSGKLAARYSILPDLAVRGNLGNGFRAPSLQQRYFTNSSTQFTSGELREVLTTNNDDPLTRAFGIGPLKQEKSKNYSLGLTARVLRTITLTVDAYQIDIKDRIVLSSQFNRGNAAVNQILGTLPVQGIQFFANAVDTRTRGIDIVANERLQLGADSRLTLTAAANFNETTVRGFNSSAFIDANPSLQNTLFDRAQRARLENGQPRSKINLSADYGYKIFSVNLRTVRFGEIQTKDANPDRSFIDQTFAAKWVTDLVLSAQVIKNVGLSIGANNLFNVYPDRLYQDPNNNEQSLTYSTLDATNRGRFPYSSNQFGYSGAFYFGRVNLSF
- a CDS encoding OmpA family protein, encoding MTSRNSLLTLLMALVLFVSSCASTNTRNPNIPEADTNGTGPRKTGTSRTVKGGAIGAGAGAVAGAVLGRVIGGKSGTAAGAIIGAAVGGTGGALIGRKMDKQAEELQRDMQNARVERVGEGIKITFDAGILFDTNKSDLRPASMTEIQKMAEVLKKYPDTNVLVEGHTDNTGSDAINQPLSERRAQAVANYTTSQGVDAGRITTRGYGSSQPLADNTTAEGRQANRRVEIAIFANEKMKKAAENGTL
- the accD gene encoding acetyl-CoA carboxylase, carboxyltransferase subunit beta is translated as MSSWFKRKEKGIVTPTEQKKETPDGLWYKCPECKTVATMAEHKRLLSTCGNCGYHDRIDAVDYFDFLFDNHAYQELDADMRSADPLNFVDTKAYPQRVAATEKNTGLKDAVRAAHGQMNGLGLVVAAMDFKFIGGSMGSVVGEKIARAIDYARQNRLPFLMISRSGGARMMEAGYSLMQMAKTSAKLALLSEAGLPYISLLTDPTTGGVTASFAMLGDFNIAEPGALIGFAGPRVIRETIGKDLPKGFQSAEFVLEHGFLDFIVDRKELKHKLTDLLTMLKPAEVPATEPAVLVR
- a CDS encoding radical SAM protein → MRLVRHPVLCNYYVTYRCNARCSFCDIWEKPSPYIQLEDVERNLRDLKRLGVSVVDFTGGEPLLHRQIHEFVGLAHDMGFITTLTTNCLLYPKYAEKLRGKVDMLHFSLDASEKEVHDKGRGVACFDFVLESIRVARELGERPDVLFTVFRENLADLEKVYQEITRPNKLVLILNPAFEYNAVNTGEQLTPQELDYLSAFGKRPGVYLNEAFIQLRRDGGNHVAAPVCRAASTTLVISPSNELVLPCYHLGEQKFPIDGQLYELYNSGPVQQLAALEGRLPQCEGCTINCYMQPSFAVETSKYFWQALPSTLKYNWEKGTWKRMLAR
- a CDS encoding OmpA family protein, with the protein product MKNLRSLFALLLAVLLLGTSAAEAQTTTTKKPWSKTAKGGVIGGLGGAAGGAVLGRIIGGKSGTAKGAIIGAAVGGAGGALIGRRMDKQAAELQKEMAGAKVERVGEGIKITFDSGLLFAKNSSSLTSSAQENIKELAKTLIKYGDTNVIVEGHTDNTGSDAINDPLSQRRAQAVANYTQQQGVDASRFTVSGYGSKQPIADNTTEAGRQANRRVEVAIFANEKLKKAAEKGTI